The bacterium genome has a segment encoding these proteins:
- a CDS encoding aminopeptidase: MEDSRLKALADIFVNYSLEVKKGEHILIRADEPEALPLMEEIYIKILEKGGYPLIRIKPEIFDYLLAKHASKKQIENFLDTEIYELNKVQGRIKICAPKNPKMMANVDSGKLALVQKKLGMYRKYLDKVKWLLFYYPTEGLAQQMEMSLKETENFIFKACLKDWRKETEKMKKIKKFFDGGKIVRIKGNETDIAFSIEGRKGELSGGKHNMPGGEAYYAPIENSINGQIFFEGSRSYEGKAMKDIFLEFKNGRITKIKAESGQDFLTYLTKIDRGAARIGEFGIGCNYDLNRITNETLFDEKIGGTIHLALGDRVNFDGKNRSILHFDIVKDLRKEGKIYLDGKLVQEKGKFIFL; this comes from the coding sequence ATGGAAGACTCAAGACTGAAAGCTTTGGCGGATATTTTTGTTAATTATTCCTTGGAAGTGAAAAAAGGAGAGCATATTCTGATAAGAGCTGATGAACCGGAAGCCCTGCCTTTGATGGAAGAAATTTACATTAAAATTTTAGAAAAAGGCGGCTATCCCCTGATTCGGATTAAACCGGAAATTTTTGATTATTTATTGGCGAAACACGCCAGCAAGAAACAGATTGAAAATTTCCTGGACACGGAAATTTATGAATTAAATAAGGTACAGGGGAGAATTAAAATTTGCGCTCCCAAAAATCCGAAAATGATGGCAAACGTAGACTCGGGAAAACTAGCTCTCGTTCAGAAAAAATTAGGAATGTACCGTAAATATCTTGATAAAGTTAAGTGGTTGCTTTTCTATTATCCTACCGAAGGTTTAGCCCAGCAAATGGAGATGTCCCTTAAAGAAACTGAAAATTTTATTTTCAAAGCATGCCTGAAAGACTGGAGAAAAGAAACGGAAAAAATGAAAAAAATCAAAAAATTTTTTGACGGCGGGAAAATTGTCAGAATTAAAGGCAACGAAACCGATATAGCCTTCAGTATCGAAGGCAGGAAGGGAGAGTTAAGCGGCGGAAAGCACAATATGCCCGGCGGAGAAGCTTATTATGCGCCGATAGAAAATTCCATTAATGGTCAAATCTTTTTTGAAGGGTCAAGATCTTATGAAGGAAAGGCAATGAAAGATATTTTTCTGGAATTCAAAAATGGACGAATAACAAAAATAAAAGCTGAAAGCGGCCAAGATTTTCTAACCTATCTGACTAAAATCGACAGAGGCGCAGCCAGAATTGGTGAATTTGGGATAGGTTGTAATTACGACCTTAACCGGATAACCAACGAAACGCTTTTTGATGAAAAAATCGGCGGCACGATTCATCTGGCTCTGGGTGATAGGGTTAATTTTGACGGGAAAAACAGATCAATCCTCCATTTTGATATTGTCAAAGATCTCCGAAAAGAAGGAAAAATTTATCTGGA
- a CDS encoding MTH938/NDUFAF3 family protein, giving the protein MIEEYSFGFIKINGQVYNHDVQIDLDGKVRLWWRNKSHEIGRREIEEVLGQKPEAIVIGTGEMGAAKAMDEAQQAITSKGIKLVIEPTAEAVKSFNSLGKDKKVAGLFHLTC; this is encoded by the coding sequence ATGATTGAAGAATATTCTTTCGGTTTTATAAAAATTAATGGCCAGGTTTATAACCATGACGTTCAGATTGACTTGGATGGTAAAGTCAGGCTTTGGTGGCGGAACAAAAGCCATGAGATAGGGAGAAGGGAAATTGAAGAAGTTTTAGGCCAGAAACCGGAGGCAATCGTCATCGGCACCGGAGAAATGGGCGCGGCCAAAGCGATGGATGAGGCGCAGCAAGCGATAACGTCAAAGGGTATAAAATTAGTGATTGAGCCGACAGCGGAAGCGGTAAAAAGTTTCAATTCTCTGGGAAAGGATAAAAAAGTCGCGGGATTATTCCATTTGACCTGTTAG